The sequence AAATTTTATGCTGATCTACAAATGTATACCTTTGGCCCAAGCTCACCCGATCCGCAATCGTACCTGGAGGGTTGGATCTGCGCCGAAGTAACTTCATCGGCTAACCGCTGGAATGGAAATAACGTTAGCCGTTATTGCAATCCGGCCTACGATGAACTCTTTGCCAAGTTAAAGAGCGAATTTGATCCGCAGCGCCGCATGGAACTGGCGATTCAGATGAACGATCTGTTGGTTAACGACGTGGTAGAAATACCGTTGATTAACCGGTATACGCCGGCGGTCAAGCTAAAGAACCTGGCCGGCCCCACCTTCAATACGTTTGACAGTAGTTTGTGGAACATCGCGACCTGGCGACGAGTTCCGTAGCGGGGAGCTAGGGTAAGACAGGTTGGGTGCATGCCCGGTTGATACGGCGATTATGGACTGCTGAAGCGATGCTTCAGCAGTCCATCCTACACTTCGGCTCTCGCTCGGTATAGCAGGAACCTATCGGCTGGCGCATCAGCGCACCATCGTTACCTCACCCCCAAGGCCCCCGCGTGCGGAGGAGACTGAGGCGATGGCCTGGCTACGCGGGCCACTGGCCCGCCTGGTGCAGAGGGCAAAACCATCGTTACCTCACCCCCAGGCCCCGCGTGCGGGGGTAGACCGAGGCGATGGCTTGGCTACGCGGGCCACTGGCCCGCCTGGTGCAGGGGGCAGCACCATCGTTACCCCCAGGCCCCCGCGTGCGGAGGAGACTGAGGCGATGGCCTGGCTACGCGGGCCACTGGCCCGCCTGGTGCGGAACGCCTACTGACAACGGGTCGGATTATTGGCCTGCTCAAATACCCGCTCGAACTCGGCAAGATACGCCGCGGCCAGGGTTGGGTCATCAATAATCAATAGATTCTCATCATTAGTGCGCTCGGCCCGGCTGGTGAAATTGTACGAACCGGTAATCACAATCCGCTCATCAATCACGATCACTTTGTGGTGCATCGTATAACAATTCCCATCGGGCAAGACATTCAAACCTGCGTCTCGCAACGGGCCGAATTCAGAACCAACGCCCTCAGCGTTGCGTTTCTCGAAGACGCCGCGTACCGGAATGCCAGCCTGGTGACGGGCAATCATCGCACCGGCAATCTCGTCACTGGTGAACGAAAAGGCCATGAATATCACCGACCGGCGGGCATTGGCGATGAGTTCGACAATGCGGGTTGCCGGTCGTTCTCGTGGCGTAAAGTAGTTCTCAATCGTGGCCTGAGCAGTGGTGAGGCGCGAAAACGGTGTCGTAGCCTGCTTGCTGTTGCCAAACCGACCAGCCGCCATCTCGGCAAATTCGACGCGATAATTTTCAACGATTGCGGGAATAGTAATTCGCAACAGATTGTTGTTGTTGCGATAAGTGTCGTTGATCGTCACATTCCACGAGCCAGTCCAGACAATACGCTGATCGATAATGATAAACTTACTGTGTAAGAAGGCTGTTGTTTCTTCCCAACTTATCGGGATACCTGCTTCTTCGATAATACCGGCGAATTTTGCGTCAACCGGGTCTTCCAGACTCTCACGGTCGAGGGCCAGATGGACGCGCACACCGCGTCGGTAAGCGGCAACTAGCGCCTCGGCGACCGGCTGCAACGTGTATTCAAACGTTGCCAATTCAATGCTCTGGCGAGCATTGGCAATGTCGGTCAGAATATCGCGCAGAAATGGCGGCGTGACCCGATTGCGCGGTACATCGGGGTAGACCAGCGATGGGGTGGTAAAATAGACCGCGATCTCGCCGCTAACTTCAGGTTTGGGTTGGGTCTCGATACCAAATGTCGCCGGATCAAGACCAAAACGGCGCAGATCAATAATTCCCGCGTTAATCAGGTAGCCGAGGGCGAGCAGCAGAAACAGCAGAATGATTTGGGTACGATTGAGCCGACGGGGTTGCGAAGGAGGTGACTTACGGGTCATACGTTTCTCGATAGGCGGCGACCCAGGTGGGCCAGTAGGCTAAGCGGTAATGCGGCCAGCCAGCGACGCGGGTATACCGGTGTCGTTGTTTTTTGCGGTGAGTTGTCGCTATCAGGTGCAGTGGCCCCTTGCTCGCCATTACCACCGAGGATCGGCACAACCGGCGATACCGGTACCATCTGCGCCAACAGGCGTTCGGCGGTAGAGACCGAACCATCGGCCTGTAGTGCGGCGCGCACTGCTTTCCGAATAGCCAGGGCTACCTCTTCGGCGCTAGCTTCGTCATCAGCCGTGTGCGTCAACTCGATTGCACGCGCCGTTGCCCATTGCAACCACTGTCTGGCCTGTTCATCGTTCAGGCCAGCCGTCAATCGCTCATCCTCCTGTAAGGCTTCTACTGCCAGGCGTTGCAGTGGTGTCAGCTCGCGGCTCATACCCTTACCCGGTGTTATAAACGTGAACGCGGATCGAGTGCATCACGCAATCCGTCACCGACAAAATTAATACTGAGCACGGTGAGAAAGATCAGAGCGCCGGGGAAGAGGGCAAGCCACGGCGCAGCCTGCAAATACTGACTCCCGTCGGTCACTAATCGGCCCCACGTTGGTGTATCAGGCGGGAAGCCAACACCCAGGAACGACAGCGTTGACTCGGTAATGATCGCACTCCCGACTTCCAGAGTCGCGGCTACGATAATTGGGCCGATAGCGTTGGGCAGAATATGACGAAACATAATTGCCGGACGACTGACCCCTAGCACAATCGCTGCCTCGACGAATTCCTTCTCTTTGAGCGAGAGGAAGGTCGCCCGCACAATGCGCGCCGTACTCATCCAGGCCAGGCTGCCGATCACAGTCACAACAATCGTGAAGATACCGGCTTCGGGTGATCCCATCAATTGAATAACGGGGTCACGGAAGAGATAGACCACCAGCAGGGTTAGGGGAATGACCGGTAGTGACAAAAAAAGATCGGTGATACGCATTAAAATCTGATCGACTACTCCACCCAGAAAACCAGCCGTCGCCCCAATGATCGTTCCCAGCGAAATCGCAATTGCCATAGCGGTCAAGCCGACCAACAGCGAAACGCGACCGCCGTAAAGGGCCCGTGCCAGCAAATCGCGGCCAAGGTCATCGGTCCCAAACGGATGGATTGCACTCGGTGCCGACAGGATATTAAGAAAATCGAGATGATCAATCGCGGTCTGTAAATCAACCCGATCCTGGATAAAGGGTGAGCCAATAGCCTCTAATTCGGCGGCCAGCCTTGGTACATAAACATATGGCCCCACAAAGGAGAACAAGGCCAATGTGAACAAGACAATGACGCCGATCATGGCCATCCGATGCTTGCGAAAACGCCGCCAGGCATCACTGAGTAGGGTACGTGGCCTGGGTGATAGCCGGCTCGTCATTTGTTGCGCACGGGTACTTACTGACAGCCCCACTGTGCCATTCATCTCTATTTCAGACATAGCTAAACCCCTTCCGGTCGGTCAGCGTGTAGTCTCTAGGAATAGCGTACCCGTGGATCGAGCACACCGTAAAGAATATCAGCGATCAGGTTGAACACCACGGTCAGAATGGCAAAGATAAAGGTCAGGGCCATCACGACCGGCGTATCGGAATTGTTGATTGAAGTAATCAGCAATGCCCCCAATCCGTTTACGCGGAAGAGATTCTCAGTGATAATCGCACCGGCGAAAATTGTCGGAATACCCAGCGCGATTAGGGTGACCACCGGTATCAGACTGTTTCGTAGCACGTGACGTAGCACAACCATCCGATCACTCAGACCTTTTGCCCGTGCCGTGCGCACATAATCGAGTGACAGATTATCAAGCATTGATGAGCGCATAAAGCGGGTGAGCGCAGCCGTCTGCTGTACAACTAGCACCGTCACCGGTAAGGTCATCTGGCGTACTTGCTGGGTAAAGGTTTCCCAGTCAACCACCTGGAGAGTCGTATTGTATACGATTGGAAACCAGCGCAAATTGATCGCAAATACCAGCATCAGAACCAGACCAGTAAAGAATGACGGTACCGAAAATCCAATAAAAGCGAAAAATGTAGCAATATTGTCGAAAATCGAGTATTGCTTAACGGCTGAAATAATCCCTATCGGAATAGCGAGGAGCACCGCGATCAGATACGCCGTACCAACGACGGTTAGCGTTTGTGGCAACCGTTGCCAGATCAGGTCGATCACCGGGCCGCGAGTGCCAAACGAAAAGCCCCAATCACCTCGCATTAACGAGGTGAGCCAACGCACGTAGCGTTCTGGCCAAGGCCGGTCAAGCCCGAATTGAATCCGGATTAGCTCGCGGGTTGATTCGGGAATTGCCGGGTTCAGTGCGAATTGGGCCAGCGGGTCGCCAGGGGCAAGCGCAAGCACGGCAAAAATAACAAAGCTGATAATCAAGAGCGTTGGAATAGCAATCAAAATCCGTCGAATAATGTATTGCAACATAGTCGTTGCCCCTGTTTTATTTCATTCCAAAAGGCCGCCCTCACCTACCCCCCAGCCCCCCTTCCTCTCCCACGCTGCGGGAGCGGAAGGGGGGAGGTTAGCGTAGTAGTGGCGATTCTGCGCCTACGTCTGTCTACGATGGCGCCTCCATCCCCCCCCCCAGATCACCCCTCGCCCGCAGTGCGGGAGAGGGGCCGGGGGTGAGGGCCGCCCTCACTGCTTCACTCGCCACCTGGCGTTCTGATGCGACGGGCAGGCATGATGGTTGTCGGCGTCGCTCCCTCACCTTCCCCCAAGCCCCTCTTACTCTTCCACCAGAGGCGAAGAAGTAGGGCGCTAAAGTGAGGGAACCGATTCCTTCTCTATCTTCTCTCCTCCATTTCCTATTCCTACACGTACTGGAAGCAAAGGCGGGGAGCAGCAGGTATTTACCCGCTCCTCCCCGTCGGCAAACCGATTACGGCACGCGCCGCCAGGTTGCAATATTCCAAATGCTGCTGTCGAAGGTATTGAAGGTTGGGCCTTCAAGATTCTTCAGCTTCGCATTCGGCGTGCGGCGGTTGATCAGCGGGATCACGGCCACATCGTTGACCAGGAGGTCATTCATCTTGATTGCCAGCTCTTCCCGCTTCTTCAGATCAAGCTCCTTCTTCAACTGCTCGAAGAGCGCATCGTATTCGGGGTTGCAGTAGCGACCGTCGTTGTTGCCGTTCCACTGGTTCGCCGACGATGCGACTTCGGCGCAGATCCAACCTTGCAAGTATTGCTGTGGATCGGTTGAAGACGGACCGTTGGTGTACATTTGCAGGTCGGCATAGAACTTGTTCAGTGTATCAGGATTACCCGGATCGCCACCGAAGAAGACCGCGGCGTCAATGGCCTTGTTGTTCACCTGAATCCCGATCTCGGCCAGGTTCGATTTGATAATTGCTTGCTCACCCTGGCGCAGCGTATTGATACTGGTCTGGAAGGAGACGACCAACCGCACGCCGTTCTTCTCGCGTACTTGACCATTGAGCTTCCAGCCAGCCTCTTCTAGCAGACGCTTGGCCTCTTCGACGTTACGTTCGCAAGTGGTGTTCGGCGAGTTGACGTTCGCCGGTACAACCAGAATATTGCACGTTGGTTCACCGGTCGGGCCGTAGAGCTGCTCGGCAATCGCCTTGCGGTCAATTGCTAGTGCGATCGCCTTCCGCACTGCCGGATCGGTCAGGAACGGATGCGGTTGATCAGGCTCGCTGCGCTTGTCGCCTAGCGCCGGATCAGGATTGGCAAAGTTGACTACAATCCGTTCGACGCCGAACGAACCGCCAGCGATGGCGTCGCATTTGCCACTGGCCAGGATTGGTTCGAGCACGGCCTTTGGAATCTGCAAGTTCCAGGCAAAATCAACTTCACCCGTTTCGCAGACGGCGCGGGCGGCTGAGGTAGCATCACCACCACCCTTGATCTCTACCTCGTCGAAGAAGACCTTATCGGCATCACGGAAGAAGGGGTTGCGCTCGTAGATAACCGTATCACCAGGGCGGAACTCCTTGAGCTTCCACGCATTGGTTCCGATTGGCGCCAGGTTCGCGGCCTGACACTCGGCGCTGGTGCTAGCAGCGGCACCGATGCAGTTCCCAAACTGCTTCTTCTGCAAGATCATGCCGAGCGGCCCAACAAAGGAGATGTAGGGGTTGGCGTTCGGCTCCTTCCAAATGATCTTGAAGGTCGTGTCATCAATCTTCTCGATGTTGGCAATCGGATCGAATGCCGCCTTTGTGGTACAGGCTGTAGCCTCATCAGCGCAGTACTGCCAGGTAAAGATAATGTCGTCAATCGTGAAGTCACTGCCGTCCGACCACTTCAGGCCTGGCTTGAGCTTCCAGGTTACGCTGGTACCATCGGCAGCCACACCACCATTTTCCAGGGTCGGGATTTCGGCGGCGAGGAAGGGAACCAGCTCGTCTTTTTCGTTGTAGCGGGCCAGTGGTTCAAGAATAACCGTTGCCCCATCAAAGTCTTTGGTACCGGTTGCCAGGTGTGGGTTGAGCGTTGTGACCGCTTGCCAGTAGAGGATGGTCAGTTTACCACCTTTCGCCGGCGCGGCTGTTGGCGCAGCGGTCGGCTGAGGGGCAGCGGTCGGCTGAGGGGCAGCAGTTGGCTGCGGCGCAGCAGTTGGCTGGGGGGCCGTCGTCGCTTGCGCTGCCGGAGCAGTGGTGGGCTGAGCCTGGGGTTGTTGCGTACCACAGGCGGCGAGGATCATTGCCACCATTGCCAGGAGGGTCATCCATACCCAAAATCGTTTGTGCGACACAGAAACCTCCTCTTTTTCAAAACGAACCATATATTTGTGAGCAATGTTGGCCGCAGCGACAACGACTAACTTGGTCGGCGATCATTAGCCGGAACCACAGAACATCTGTACGTACATTTCGTTGTGCTGTGCCAACCTGTCACCAATGGTTTATGTGCCGACGGCAGGAGCATTGCCCTGAACTGTGGGTACGCCGAACAGGCGGTTGATCCATCTTCGATCAGTTCCGCTGTGCATTGCCGGGCACGACCGTCCATGACGCAACTCTATCGTCCTTGATATATCACCTTCACGCAGGTGCAGAGTGGTTGAACAGTACCACAGGGTTGGCGAGTTGTCAAGGAGCAAGGGTAGGCTGGCCCCACTCCCGCGCTGCGGGCCGCCCTCACCCCTAGCCCCGCTCCCGCGCTGCGGGAGAGGGGTGATCTGGTTTGTGGACGCGGTATCGTTGAAAGACGCAGAAGCGCCACTGCTAGGCTCATCTCCCCCTTCCTCTCCTCGTCTGGGAACGGAAGGGGGTCGGGGGGAAGGTGAGGGGGCACCCTCCCCCTTCCTCTCCCGCAGCGTGGGAGAGGAAGGGGGCTGGGGGGAAGGTGAGGGCCGCCCTCACCCCTAGCCCCGCTCCCGCGCTGCGGGAGCGGGGTGATCTGGTTTGAGGACGCGGCATCGTTGAAAGACGCAGAATCACCACTGCTAGGCTCATCTCCCCCTTGCTCTCCTCGTCTGGGAACGGAAGGGGGCCGGGGGAAGGTGAGGGGGCACCCTCCCCCTTCCTCTCCCGCAGCGTGGGAGAGGAAGGGGGCTGGGGGGAAGGTGAGGGCCGCCCTCACCCCTAGCCCCGCTCCCGCGCTGCGGGAGAGGGGTGATCTGGTTTGTGGACGCGGCATCGTTGAAAGACGCAGAATCGCCACTGCTAGGCTCATCTCCCCCTTGCTCTCCCCGTATGGGAGCGGAAGGGGGATCAGGGAGAAGGTGAGGGAGCACCCGCCCCCTTCCTCTCCCCGTATGGAACAGGAAGGGGAGCTGGAGGGTAGGTGAGGGAGCACCCTCCCCCCTTCCTCTCCCGCAGCGTGGGAGAGGAAGGGGGCTGGGGGGAAGGTGAGGGGGGCTAAGGCGCAGGCGCCACCGCCCGCTCGACAGCCGCAATCAGCCACCGACTCACCTGTATTTCTTGCTCAATGCGCGACTGCTGGCTTAGCGCGAGGTGTTCGATATTGAGCGTCGTTGCGCTTTGGATGGCGAGAAAAGCATGATCTGTCCCCCGTCGTTGGCGGTCGGTGCGAATAGCGGCGGTTAGACCAACACCGAGGAGCGGCCAATTGCCTTCGCTCAGTGCTTGCGCCCGCCGGTAAGCCCAGGTCGCCATTGCCTGCGCGGTAGCAGCACTGACGGCAGGAGCTGCTAGATGGTCGGTAATGTCGGCCAACGAACGTGGTGCGTAGGCGTCAACCGCTTCCAGGATTGTGCGTGATGAACCGGCAATTGCGTGTAGCCAGGCCAGCCCTAAACTGCCGGCGCCGGCAAAGACAAGCACCAACCGCGTCGGTGACGCATGAATGGCAGAGATCTGAGTAGCAATGTCGTTGGGGACAATCATGGCATCACACTACGTCGTAAGAGCATCTGCCAGCCTGCACAATCAATCGTGTCTCCTGGTTCAAGACTATTCGCTATCCGAAAGGCGCGCACTGCCGCTGCCGTCAGCGGGCCAAACATCCCATCAATCGGGCCGGGATCAAAACCGAGCGCCGCTAGGCGGGCCTGGATGTCGGTAACTGCTGGATCGAACTGCGGAGTTGGCTGTGGGGCCAGGTCGGTGAAGCTGCTGCAATCGCGCGCAGTCAGATTGGTCGGAGGTACCCACGTGAAAGCAAAGCCTTCGGCGAGGGTAGTCTGCATCGGGAGCGTTGGGTCAGTCGGTAGCCAAACCAACGTGTCGGCAGTTGCAAACTGTACCAACGCGCCGTGTGCCTGTGCATCCCAGAGCACCACTACCGGTTCAGGGAGAGGATCGCCGCGCAGTGGTGTGATCGTCCCGTCGTTGGTGATGCGCACCATCCGAGGTTGAAAAGGGTATTCCCAGGTGTAGCTATCGGTTGGTACCAACTCGACGAAAGCATAGATGGCGCCATCGGCCAGACGCTGTGGTGCGCGTACCAGCGGGATGGTCGTCGCCGTCGGCGCCAAAACAGCCTTTTCTGCACCGCTGGCGGCATCAATCAAGTGAAGGCCAAACCGTACATCTGGGCCAGGGCCGCCACCGGCCACTGCGATGTCACGTCCATCTATGCTCCACAGCTCCTCTTCACAACAACTGAAGGTGCGCACTGACGGTTCATCTGGACCAATGATCACCGCTTCGCCACCGGGAATGCCCATTTCTGGTCGCATGACGGCGTAGAGAAGCAATCGATCCCCGGTCGGAGACCACGCCACCGGAATATACCGCCAGGCCGGATTGGTGAAATCGGCTACCTCCGGTTCAGGGTCATCGGCGATGAGCAGACCGGGCCGTCCACCGGTTATCTGGCTCAGGTAGACACCATCGGGCGAATCGTCGCGCCCAATAACAAGGCCTGGCGTGGGTTTGGTCAGATGATACACAATCTGTTGGCCATCGGGTGAGATCCGTGGCCGACTGATCTCCTGCTCGCGCAACAGGGTGCGCCGACCGTTGCCGTCGAGCGCTACCAACTCATTGCCGGTCAGGTAGACCAGCGTCCCGTTCGCAGCGACGCTTAAATCGTGTACCGGTTGGGGTTCGTAGGTAATCTGGGTCAAGCGGTTGCCGTCAGGTTCCAGGCGCATCACCTGCTCGTTGGCGATGAGGTACACTGGTGCGGGGAGGCCGGTAACGGCTGGTACTGTGGTTAGTGGGATGGTTGAAGCGGCGGTTGGAAAGACAGTCGGTACCGCAGTTGGTTGCTCTACCGATGGCGTGGCCGTGGAGCGGAGGGGAGCCGCACCAGGCGCCGATGTGCAGGACGTGCAGAGAATGATGAACAACCACCAGATATACCGGTAACGTTTCACAAGATAACTCCTGGTGCGAAGTACGGGCGTAGTGCTGCTACGCCCCTGCCTCACGATGTACGGGCGCAGCGCTGCTGCGCCCCGCTTGTGGCTCTCCATTCTTTGCTGCAACGTGGCACTCATGATACCAAAAGCTAACACCCCCCAAATATAGACTAGCGCAGATTCGTAGATAGTGGTATAACACTGTAGACTATGCACATCCTCGCGACCATCTGCGCTAATGTAGAGGTCGTCGGCCAGTATCTCGTGTGACAGATAAGGCTCTTTGTTGTGAGATACATTCATGCGTAAACCTTCATCGTCACCCACATCGCCCTCCGCACCACTCCCTGCGCAACCATTTCCGATTGAGCAAGCGCTTGACACACTCGAACGCGAACTGACCCGCTTCACACCACCGCTGATCGATCAGATGGGTGAAGTAAGTCAAACACCGTTTCGGATTCTGATCGCAACCATCCTCAGTCTCCGCACCAAAGACACATTGACGGCAGTTGTCGCGCCGCGACTGTTCGCTGTTGCCGATACACCAGCAGCAATGCTGGCGCTTGGCGTAGAGCGGATTGCCGAATTGATCTACCCGGTCGGCTTTTACCGGGTTAAGGCGCGGCAGATTGTTGCTATCTGCCAGATATTGCTTGAACGCTACGGCGGTGAAGTGCCGTCTGATCTCGATGAACTCTTGAAGCTCCCTGGCGTCGGTCGCAAGACGGCCAATTTGGTGGTGACGGCTGGCTTTGGTTTGCCAGGAATCTGTGTTGATATTCATGTCCACCGCATTTGCAATCGGTGGGGGTATGTTCAGACACGCACGCCCGAAGAGACTGAGATGGCCCTACGGGCCAGATTACCGCAGCGCTACTGGACACCTATCAACCGTCTGCTGGTTACATTGGGACAGAACATCTGTCATCCAACCTCACCACGTTGCAGCATCTGCCCGATCCGCGATCTGTGTCCACGCATCGGCGTCACGCGCAGCCGGTAATATGTTCAGCGTACCGGCGCCAGAAAACCACTCAACAGGCCACGAAAGGGACGAACTGCCTCGATGTGGGGAAAATGGCCACAGTGCGGAATCACGACGAGCTGGGCGCCAGGAATCTCACGGCGGGCGGTTTCGGCGTAAGACAGCGGGAAGACGCGGTCATGCGCGCCCCAAATCAGCAATGTTGGGATGCGCAGCTCACCGAGACGTGCCCGCAAGCCGGTCAGGCTCAGATCGGTTGCCGCGTACCGCCGACTAAGGCTGGTGAGCGCGCGGCGGTTCGCGGTACCGCTAATAGCAGCGCGTCCGCGTTCGATCAGTTCGGCCGTCAGGTACGGTTCAGGGTTGTGGAAGGCCGCAGCGAGAAAAGCTCGCACAATTG comes from Chloroflexus sp. Y-396-1 and encodes:
- a CDS encoding peptidoglycan-binding domain-containing protein; the encoded protein is MGDDEGLRMNVSHNKEPYLSHEILADDLYISADGREDVHSLQCYTTIYESALVYIWGVLAFGIMSATLQQRMESHKRGAAALRPYIVRQGRSSTTPVLRTRSYLVKRYRYIWWLFIILCTSCTSAPGAAPLRSTATPSVEQPTAVPTVFPTAASTIPLTTVPAVTGLPAPVYLIANEQVMRLEPDGNRLTQITYEPQPVHDLSVAANGTLVYLTGNELVALDGNGRRTLLREQEISRPRISPDGQQIVYHLTKPTPGLVIGRDDSPDGVYLSQITGGRPGLLIADDPEPEVADFTNPAWRYIPVAWSPTGDRLLLYAVMRPEMGIPGGEAVIIGPDEPSVRTFSCCEEELWSIDGRDIAVAGGGPGPDVRFGLHLIDAASGAEKAVLAPTATTIPLVRAPQRLADGAIYAFVELVPTDSYTWEYPFQPRMVRITNDGTITPLRGDPLPEPVVVLWDAQAHGALVQFATADTLVWLPTDPTLPMQTTLAEGFAFTWVPPTNLTARDCSSFTDLAPQPTPQFDPAVTDIQARLAALGFDPGPIDGMFGPLTAAAVRAFRIANSLEPGDTIDCAGWQMLLRRSVMP
- a CDS encoding ABC transporter permease, whose translation is MLQYIIRRILIAIPTLLIISFVIFAVLALAPGDPLAQFALNPAIPESTRELIRIQFGLDRPWPERYVRWLTSLMRGDWGFSFGTRGPVIDLIWQRLPQTLTVVGTAYLIAVLLAIPIGIISAVKQYSIFDNIATFFAFIGFSVPSFFTGLVLMLVFAINLRWFPIVYNTTLQVVDWETFTQQVRQMTLPVTVLVVQQTAALTRFMRSSMLDNLSLDYVRTARAKGLSDRMVVLRHVLRNSLIPVVTLIALGIPTIFAGAIITENLFRVNGLGALLITSINNSDTPVVMALTFIFAILTVVFNLIADILYGVLDPRVRYS
- the nth gene encoding endonuclease III, translated to MRKPSSSPTSPSAPLPAQPFPIEQALDTLERELTRFTPPLIDQMGEVSQTPFRILIATILSLRTKDTLTAVVAPRLFAVADTPAAMLALGVERIAELIYPVGFYRVKARQIVAICQILLERYGGEVPSDLDELLKLPGVGRKTANLVVTAGFGLPGICVDIHVHRICNRWGYVQTRTPEETEMALRARLPQRYWTPINRLLVTLGQNICHPTSPRCSICPIRDLCPRIGVTRSR
- a CDS encoding phospholipase D-like domain-containing protein, whose protein sequence is MTRKSPPSQPRRLNRTQIILLFLLLALGYLINAGIIDLRRFGLDPATFGIETQPKPEVSGEIAVYFTTPSLVYPDVPRNRVTPPFLRDILTDIANARQSIELATFEYTLQPVAEALVAAYRRGVRVHLALDRESLEDPVDAKFAGIIEEAGIPISWEETTAFLHSKFIIIDQRIVWTGSWNVTINDTYRNNNNLLRITIPAIVENYRVEFAEMAAGRFGNSKQATTPFSRLTTAQATIENYFTPRERPATRIVELIANARRSVIFMAFSFTSDEIAGAMIARHQAGIPVRGVFEKRNAEGVGSEFGPLRDAGLNVLPDGNCYTMHHKVIVIDERIVITGSYNFTSRAERTNDENLLIIDDPTLAAAYLAEFERVFEQANNPTRCQ
- a CDS encoding ABC transporter permease is translated as MSEIEMNGTVGLSVSTRAQQMTSRLSPRPRTLLSDAWRRFRKHRMAMIGVIVLFTLALFSFVGPYVYVPRLAAELEAIGSPFIQDRVDLQTAIDHLDFLNILSAPSAIHPFGTDDLGRDLLARALYGGRVSLLVGLTAMAIAISLGTIIGATAGFLGGVVDQILMRITDLFLSLPVIPLTLLVVYLFRDPVIQLMGSPEAGIFTIVVTVIGSLAWMSTARIVRATFLSLKEKEFVEAAIVLGVSRPAIMFRHILPNAIGPIIVAATLEVGSAIITESTLSFLGVGFPPDTPTWGRLVTDGSQYLQAAPWLALFPGALIFLTVLSINFVGDGLRDALDPRSRL
- a CDS encoding peptide ABC transporter substrate-binding protein, encoding MTLLAMVAMILAACGTQQPQAQPTTAPAAQATTAPQPTAAPQPTAAPQPTAAPQPTAAPTAAPAKGGKLTILYWQAVTTLNPHLATGTKDFDGATVILEPLARYNEKDELVPFLAAEIPTLENGGVAADGTSVTWKLKPGLKWSDGSDFTIDDIIFTWQYCADEATACTTKAAFDPIANIEKIDDTTFKIIWKEPNANPYISFVGPLGMILQKKQFGNCIGAAASTSAECQAANLAPIGTNAWKLKEFRPGDTVIYERNPFFRDADKVFFDEVEIKGGGDATSAARAVCETGEVDFAWNLQIPKAVLEPILASGKCDAIAGGSFGVERIVVNFANPDPALGDKRSEPDQPHPFLTDPAVRKAIALAIDRKAIAEQLYGPTGEPTCNILVVPANVNSPNTTCERNVEEAKRLLEEAGWKLNGQVREKNGVRLVVSFQTSINTLRQGEQAIIKSNLAEIGIQVNNKAIDAAVFFGGDPGNPDTLNKFYADLQMYTNGPSSTDPQQYLQGWICAEVASSANQWNGNNDGRYCNPEYDALFEQLKKELDLKKREELAIKMNDLLVNDVAVIPLINRRTPNAKLKNLEGPTFNTFDSSIWNIATWRRVP